Proteins encoded within one genomic window of Couchioplanes caeruleus:
- the egtB gene encoding ergothioneine biosynthesis protein EgtB: protein MTQDLRLTVAAELERARARTTLLTDAVDDGDLVRQHSPLMSPLVWDLAHVGNQEELWLVRDVGGREPVRRDIDELYDAFKHPRPNRPALPLLDPAEARAYVGQVRDKALDVLDRVRLTDRKLVAGGFAFGMIVQHEQQHAETMLATHQLRAGAPVLQAPAPPPARVSASGEVLIPGGPFTMGTDTEPWALDNERPAHPVDVPAFFIDVAPVTNAEYAAFIADGGYDDPRWWSRRGWAHRQEAGLSAPMHWRRDGDGWAYTRFGRTERVVADEPVVHVCFFEAEAYASWAGRRLPTEAEWEKAARHDPATGRSRRYPWGDDAPGPEHANLGQRHLAPARVGAYPEGASPLGVHQLIGDVWEWTDSGFHGYPGFEVFPYAEYSQVFFGGDYKVLRGGSFGTDAAACRGTFRNWDHPIRRQIFSGFRCARDAGPLAATDGLEAV from the coding sequence ATGACCCAGGACCTGCGGCTCACCGTCGCCGCCGAGCTGGAGCGCGCGCGAGCGCGGACCACCCTGCTCACCGACGCCGTCGACGACGGCGACCTCGTCCGCCAGCACTCGCCCCTGATGTCGCCGCTCGTCTGGGACCTCGCCCACGTCGGCAACCAGGAGGAGCTGTGGCTGGTGCGTGACGTCGGCGGGCGCGAGCCGGTGCGCCGCGACATCGACGAGCTTTACGACGCCTTCAAACACCCCCGGCCGAACCGCCCGGCGCTGCCGCTGCTCGACCCGGCCGAGGCCCGCGCGTACGTCGGCCAGGTGCGTGACAAGGCCCTCGACGTCCTCGACCGGGTACGGCTGACCGACCGGAAACTGGTCGCCGGCGGATTCGCGTTCGGGATGATCGTCCAGCACGAGCAGCAGCACGCCGAGACGATGCTGGCCACGCACCAGCTCCGCGCCGGCGCACCCGTGCTGCAGGCGCCGGCACCGCCGCCGGCCCGGGTGAGCGCCTCCGGCGAGGTGCTGATCCCCGGCGGGCCGTTCACGATGGGCACCGACACCGAGCCGTGGGCGCTGGACAACGAGCGCCCCGCGCACCCGGTCGACGTCCCGGCGTTCTTCATCGACGTCGCCCCGGTCACCAACGCCGAGTACGCGGCCTTCATCGCCGACGGCGGCTATGACGATCCGCGGTGGTGGAGCCGGCGGGGCTGGGCGCACCGGCAGGAGGCGGGGCTGAGCGCGCCGATGCACTGGCGGCGGGACGGCGACGGGTGGGCGTACACGCGGTTCGGGCGTACCGAGCGGGTCGTCGCCGACGAGCCGGTGGTGCACGTCTGCTTCTTCGAGGCCGAGGCGTACGCGTCCTGGGCCGGGCGGCGGCTGCCGACCGAGGCCGAGTGGGAGAAGGCCGCGCGGCACGATCCCGCCACCGGCCGCTCGCGCCGCTATCCGTGGGGCGACGACGCGCCCGGGCCGGAGCACGCCAACCTCGGCCAGCGGCATCTGGCGCCCGCCCGGGTGGGCGCATACCCCGAGGGTGCCTCGCCGCTGGGTGTGCACCAGCTCATCGGCGACGTCTGGGAGTGGACCGACTCCGGCTTCCACGGCTACCCCGGCTTCGAGGTGTTCCCGTACGCGGAGTACTCGCAGGTGTTCTTCGGCGGGGACTACAAGGTGCTGCGTGGCGGCTCCTTCGGCACCGATGCGGCGGCGTGCCGCGGCACCTTCCGCAACTGGGACCATCCGATCCGGCGGCAGATCTTCAGCGGCTTCCGCTGCGCCCGCGACGCCGGCCCTCTCGCCGCGACCGACGGCCTGGAGGCCGTCTGA
- the egtC gene encoding ergothioneine biosynthesis protein EgtC, whose protein sequence is MCRHVAYVGPPQPLAPPLFDAPHALARQAWAPRDMRGGGTINADGFGVAWYPSGGGDPVRYRGAHPLWSDTALPALAVTTVASAFLAAVRSATEGMPVVETAAAPFTEGPWAFSHNGVVRGWPHTVSRLAGTLPVADLLTLDAPTDAALLWALVRNLLRAGKPAAEAVADVVAEVSAAAPGSRLNLLLTDGRQIVATTAGHALSVRAGAGAVLVSSEPLDPGPEWEPVPEGRLLVATPSTVNLTPLGRS, encoded by the coding sequence ATGTGCCGTCACGTCGCGTACGTGGGCCCGCCGCAGCCGCTGGCCCCTCCGTTGTTCGACGCGCCGCACGCGCTGGCTCGGCAGGCCTGGGCGCCGCGGGACATGCGCGGCGGCGGCACCATCAACGCCGACGGGTTCGGCGTCGCGTGGTACCCATCGGGCGGAGGCGATCCCGTTCGTTATCGGGGCGCGCATCCTTTGTGGTCGGACACAGCACTCCCGGCGCTCGCTGTCACGACCGTGGCGTCGGCGTTCCTCGCCGCGGTCCGTTCTGCGACCGAGGGCATGCCCGTCGTCGAGACCGCGGCAGCCCCGTTCACCGAGGGCCCGTGGGCGTTCAGCCACAACGGTGTCGTCCGCGGCTGGCCGCACACCGTCTCCCGGCTGGCCGGCACGCTGCCCGTGGCCGACCTTCTCACGCTCGACGCCCCGACCGATGCCGCGTTGTTGTGGGCGCTGGTCCGGAACCTGCTGAGGGCCGGGAAGCCGGCGGCGGAGGCCGTCGCCGACGTGGTCGCCGAGGTCTCGGCGGCCGCGCCCGGATCCCGGCTCAACCTGCTGCTCACCGACGGCCGGCAGATCGTCGCCACCACCGCCGGGCACGCGCTGTCCGTGCGCGCGGGCGCGGGCGCCGTCCTCGTCAGCTCCGAACCGCTCGATCCCGGCCCGGAGTGGGAGCCCGTGCCGGAGGGTCGGCTCCTCGTCGCCACCCCGTCCACCGTGAACCTCACTCCGCTAGGGAGATCGTGA
- the egtD gene encoding L-histidine N(alpha)-methyltransferase produces the protein MLEIHLDESDIDRELRADVTTGLTAAPKWLPPKWFYDARGSELFEQITRLPEYYPTRTERSILAARAPEFARLTEAKTLVELGSGSSEKTRLLLDALLRRGTLGAFVPLDVSDSALADAVEGLSADYPGLAVRGVVGDMTRHLHHIPDGDNRVVAFLGGTIGNLDPAERAKFLTTLRGVLHEGEWLLLGTDLVKDPAVVVPAYDDAAGVTAEFNRNVLHVINRRLAADFDVSAFAHVALWDADREWIEMRLRATSAQRVRVGELGLTVEFAAGEEMRTEISAKFRRAGLEAELARTGFALRHWWTDPEGLFGVSLAQAVTAA, from the coding sequence ATGCTCGAGATCCACCTCGACGAGAGCGACATCGACCGCGAGCTGCGCGCCGACGTGACCACCGGACTGACCGCCGCACCGAAGTGGCTGCCGCCCAAGTGGTTCTACGACGCCCGCGGCAGCGAGCTCTTCGAGCAGATCACCCGCCTTCCGGAGTACTACCCGACGCGGACCGAGCGGTCCATCCTGGCGGCCCGCGCGCCCGAGTTCGCCCGCCTCACCGAGGCGAAGACGCTGGTCGAGCTCGGCTCCGGCTCCTCGGAGAAGACCCGGCTGCTGCTGGACGCGCTGCTGCGGCGCGGCACCCTGGGTGCCTTCGTGCCGCTGGACGTCTCGGACTCCGCCCTCGCCGACGCGGTCGAAGGGCTGTCGGCCGACTATCCCGGTCTGGCCGTACGCGGGGTGGTCGGCGACATGACCCGCCACCTGCACCACATCCCGGACGGCGACAACCGGGTCGTGGCCTTCCTCGGCGGCACCATCGGCAATCTGGATCCGGCGGAGCGCGCGAAGTTCCTGACCACGCTGCGCGGGGTGCTGCACGAGGGCGAGTGGCTGCTGCTCGGCACCGACCTGGTCAAGGACCCGGCTGTGGTGGTGCCGGCGTACGACGACGCGGCGGGAGTGACGGCCGAGTTCAACCGCAACGTGCTGCACGTCATCAACCGCCGGCTGGCCGCGGACTTCGACGTCTCGGCCTTCGCGCACGTGGCGCTCTGGGACGCCGACCGGGAGTGGATCGAGATGCGGCTGCGGGCGACGTCGGCGCAGCGGGTGCGGGTCGGCGAGCTCGGACTGACGGTGGAGTTCGCCGCGGGTGAGGAGATGCGTACGGAGATCTCGGCGAAGTTCCGGCGCGCGGGGCTGGAGGCGGAGCTGGCGCGGACCGGGTTCGCGCTGCGGCACTGGTGGACCGACCCCGAGGGCCTGTTCGGCGTCTCCCTGGCCCAGGCCGTCACCGCCGCCTGA
- a CDS encoding TetR/AcrR family transcriptional regulator encodes MPAASPQPPQRIDGRTARAERTRAAIVEAHLMLLREGELRPTADRIAKRAGVSLRALWSHFADMEALFAASGQLTLDQRDDIHEPIPRDLPLERRIELWCHQRARQLEQIAPVARASSLKEPFSPALQSYRRIHIQRVRDELKSLFAGEIGGDEDTLNALTAAAMWPTWGTLRDAMGLDPAAARTALARIVRSQLSR; translated from the coding sequence ATGCCGGCCGCCTCACCCCAACCACCGCAGCGCATCGACGGGCGCACCGCCCGCGCGGAGCGCACCCGGGCCGCGATCGTCGAAGCCCACTTGATGCTGCTCCGCGAGGGCGAACTGCGCCCGACCGCGGACCGCATCGCCAAACGGGCGGGCGTCTCTCTGCGCGCCCTCTGGAGCCACTTCGCCGACATGGAGGCGCTCTTCGCCGCCAGCGGCCAGCTCACCCTGGATCAGCGCGACGACATCCACGAGCCGATCCCGAGGGATCTGCCGCTCGAGCGCCGCATCGAGCTGTGGTGCCACCAGCGCGCCCGCCAACTGGAGCAGATCGCCCCGGTCGCCCGGGCGTCGTCGCTCAAGGAGCCGTTCTCCCCGGCCCTGCAGAGCTACCGCCGCATCCACATCCAGCGCGTCCGCGACGAGCTGAAGTCCCTCTTCGCCGGTGAGATCGGCGGCGACGAGGACACGCTCAACGCCCTGACGGCCGCCGCCATGTGGCCGACCTGGGGCACCCTGCGCGACGCGATGGGCCTCGACCCGGCCGCGGCCCGCACCGCCCTCGCCCGGATCGTGCGGTCGCAGTTGAGCCGCTGA
- a CDS encoding acyl-CoA dehydrogenase family protein, translating to MDFAFDEKTEDYRKRLLAFMDEWVYPAEEDFHASYAGDWAPPPAVARLQEKAKLAGLWNLFLPGEHGAGLTNLQYAPLAELTGRSPSIAPAALNCSAPDTGNMEVLAQFGSPEQQERWLRPLLDGTIRSAFAMTEPQVASSDATNIGTRIAREGDEYVITGRKFYISGAMNPNCQIFIVMGKTDPGAARHVQQSMILVPRDTPGLTIERGMEVFGYDDGDHGGHAEMIFDGVRVPAGNLIGEEGSGFAISQARLGPGRIHHCMRLIGMAERALELMCTRSLSRTPFGKPLADQGVVQEWIAESRVRIEQARLLVLKAAWLMDTVGNKGAHTEIQAIKIAVPATTEWVVDKAIQTYGAAGVGQDTPLARLWAAARTLRLADGPDEVHKRSLARRELAAYRTP from the coding sequence ATGGACTTCGCGTTCGACGAGAAGACCGAGGACTACCGCAAGCGGCTGCTCGCCTTCATGGACGAGTGGGTCTACCCCGCCGAGGAGGACTTCCACGCCTCGTACGCGGGCGACTGGGCCCCGCCGCCGGCCGTCGCGCGCCTGCAGGAGAAGGCGAAGCTCGCGGGCCTGTGGAATCTGTTCCTGCCCGGCGAGCACGGCGCCGGCCTGACCAACCTGCAGTACGCGCCGCTGGCCGAGCTGACCGGCCGCAGCCCCTCCATCGCCCCGGCCGCGCTGAACTGCTCGGCGCCGGACACCGGCAACATGGAGGTCCTCGCGCAGTTCGGCAGCCCGGAGCAGCAGGAGCGCTGGCTGCGGCCGCTGCTCGACGGCACCATCCGCTCGGCGTTCGCGATGACCGAGCCGCAGGTCGCCTCCTCGGACGCCACCAACATCGGCACCCGCATCGCCCGCGAGGGCGACGAGTACGTCATCACCGGGCGCAAGTTCTACATCTCCGGCGCGATGAACCCGAACTGCCAGATCTTCATCGTCATGGGCAAGACCGACCCCGGCGCCGCCCGTCACGTGCAGCAGAGCATGATCCTCGTGCCCCGGGACACACCCGGCCTGACGATCGAGCGGGGCATGGAAGTCTTCGGCTACGACGACGGCGACCACGGCGGCCACGCCGAGATGATCTTCGACGGGGTACGGGTGCCGGCGGGCAATCTCATCGGCGAGGAGGGCTCGGGCTTCGCGATCTCCCAGGCCCGCCTCGGCCCGGGCCGGATCCACCACTGCATGCGGCTCATCGGCATGGCCGAGCGGGCGCTCGAGCTGATGTGCACGCGGTCGCTGAGCCGTACGCCGTTCGGCAAGCCCCTCGCCGACCAGGGCGTGGTGCAGGAGTGGATCGCCGAATCCCGGGTCCGGATCGAACAGGCCCGGCTGCTGGTGCTCAAGGCGGCCTGGCTGATGGACACCGTCGGCAACAAGGGCGCGCACACCGAGATCCAGGCCATCAAGATCGCCGTACCGGCCACCACCGAGTGGGTGGTCGACAAGGCCATCCAGACGTACGGCGCGGCGGGCGTCGGCCAGGACACCCCGCTCGCCCGCCTCTGGGCCGCCGCCCGCACCCTGCGCCTCGCCGACGGCCCGGACGAGGTGCACAAGCGCTCCCTGGCCCGCCGTGAGCTCGCCGCCTACCGAACCCCCTGA
- a CDS encoding phosphotransferase family protein, which yields MSGPPGLDLERLREYLGSPPLSATMFAGGRSNLTYAVTDGTHRWVLRRPPLGHVLPTAHDMTREHRVLDALSRAGFPAPRPVRLCTDPDVIGAPFYLMDHADGTIYRDAGALEKMGPEATRRLVLSLVDTLADLHALDPAAIGLGDFGRPEGFNERQVRRWKKQLDASRSRDVPGIEELHARLAVDIPAGGPGAVVHGDYRLDNVLIGEKLQVNAVLDWEMSTLGDPLGDVALMLVYAGRPLLIGDGEARTPLSLPGHPGLTELADHYAGRSGRDVSDLHWYVAFAAFKLAVILEGVHYRYVQGQTVGEGFDTVGAMVAPLVAQGHWSLDGTLEAS from the coding sequence GTGAGCGGGCCGCCCGGACTCGACCTGGAGCGCCTGCGGGAGTACCTGGGCTCGCCGCCGCTGAGCGCGACGATGTTCGCGGGTGGCCGGTCCAACCTCACCTATGCGGTGACCGACGGCACTCACCGCTGGGTGCTGCGCAGGCCACCGCTCGGGCACGTGCTGCCGACCGCGCATGACATGACGCGCGAGCACCGGGTGCTGGACGCGCTTTCCCGTGCCGGGTTCCCCGCGCCGCGGCCGGTCCGGCTCTGCACCGACCCCGACGTCATCGGCGCTCCGTTCTACCTGATGGACCATGCCGACGGCACGATCTACCGTGACGCCGGCGCCCTGGAGAAGATGGGCCCGGAGGCGACGCGACGGCTCGTTCTGTCTCTCGTGGACACCCTGGCCGACCTGCACGCCCTCGACCCTGCCGCCATCGGGCTCGGCGACTTCGGCCGGCCCGAGGGCTTCAACGAGCGCCAGGTCCGCCGCTGGAAGAAGCAGCTCGACGCCTCCCGCAGCCGCGACGTGCCGGGCATCGAGGAGCTGCACGCCCGGCTCGCCGTGGACATTCCGGCGGGTGGTCCGGGCGCGGTCGTGCACGGCGACTACCGCCTCGACAACGTGCTGATCGGCGAGAAACTCCAGGTCAACGCGGTCCTCGACTGGGAGATGTCCACTCTGGGCGATCCGCTCGGCGACGTGGCCCTGATGCTGGTCTACGCCGGCCGGCCGCTGCTCATCGGCGACGGCGAGGCCCGTACCCCGCTCTCGCTGCCGGGTCACCCCGGGCTGACGGAGCTGGCCGACCACTATGCCGGGCGCTCCGGGCGCGACGTCTCGGACCTCCATTGGTACGTGGCGTTCGCCGCATTCAAGCTCGCCGTGATCCTCGAGGGGGTCCACTACCGATACGTTCAAGGGCAGACGGTCGGTGAGGGCTTCGACACTGTCGGCGCGATGGTGGCACCGCTCGTCGCGCAGGGACACTGGTCGCTGGATGGAACGCTGGAGGCAAGCTGA
- a CDS encoding SDR family oxidoreductase, protein MIRRVIVTGAGGGIGAAMARRFAADGAQVIVNDLDEAAAAVVAAEIGGIAVPGDAGDEADVRRLVDTAWQELGGCDLFCANAGILTGGSADAPDAEWAKAWQVNVMSHVYVARALLPRWLDSDGGRLLFTVSAAGLLTLLGSAPYSVTKHAALGFAEWLRATYAHRGITVQALCPQGVNTAMMTDGGESASRAILAAGALEPEQVAAVVAEAVRGDSFLILPHAEVADFYQLRATDTDRWLGGMNKVQRGFDAAAHP, encoded by the coding sequence ATGATCCGGCGGGTGATCGTCACCGGGGCGGGCGGCGGCATCGGTGCGGCCATGGCGCGGCGGTTCGCGGCCGACGGCGCCCAGGTCATCGTCAACGACCTCGACGAGGCGGCCGCGGCGGTCGTCGCCGCCGAGATCGGGGGTATCGCCGTCCCGGGTGACGCCGGCGACGAGGCCGACGTGCGGCGGCTCGTCGACACCGCCTGGCAGGAGCTCGGCGGCTGCGACCTGTTCTGCGCCAACGCCGGCATCCTCACCGGCGGATCGGCCGACGCACCCGACGCCGAGTGGGCGAAGGCGTGGCAGGTCAACGTCATGTCCCACGTGTACGTGGCCCGCGCGCTGCTTCCCCGCTGGCTGGATTCGGACGGCGGGCGGCTGCTGTTCACGGTCTCCGCCGCCGGGCTGCTCACGCTGCTCGGTTCGGCGCCGTACTCGGTGACCAAGCATGCCGCTCTCGGCTTCGCGGAATGGCTGCGGGCGACGTACGCCCACCGCGGCATCACCGTGCAGGCGCTGTGCCCGCAGGGCGTCAACACCGCCATGATGACCGACGGCGGGGAGAGCGCCAGTCGGGCGATCCTCGCCGCCGGTGCGCTGGAGCCCGAGCAGGTGGCGGCGGTGGTGGCCGAGGCGGTGCGCGGCGACAGCTTCCTGATCCTGCCGCACGCGGAGGTGGCCGACTTCTACCAGCTCCGGGCCACCGACACCGACCGCTGGCTGGGCGGCATGAACAAGGTCCAGCGCGGCTTCGACGCGGCGGCGCACCCGTGA
- a CDS encoding SDR family oxidoreductase produces MSKLSGAVAIVTGASRGIGFAIAQRFVAEGARVCITGRDGEALETAVKELGGPDVAIGVPGRADDADHRAAAVDTVSAAFGPVSVLVNNVGINPAYGPLGGLDLSAARKMLDVNLLGTLGWVQEALRGGLQGGSIVNISSVSGVRPAPGIAFYGVTKAALIHLTEELAVELAPAVRVNAVAPAVVKTRFATALYEGREEKVAATYPLKRLGVPEDIAGAVAFLCSPDAAWITGQTLVVDGGLTLTGAVE; encoded by the coding sequence ATGTCGAAGCTCTCAGGCGCCGTCGCGATCGTGACGGGCGCCAGCCGGGGAATCGGGTTCGCGATAGCGCAGCGCTTCGTCGCCGAGGGCGCCCGGGTATGCATCACCGGGCGCGACGGGGAGGCCCTGGAGACCGCGGTCAAGGAGCTGGGCGGTCCCGACGTCGCCATCGGCGTGCCCGGTAGGGCCGACGACGCCGACCACCGCGCCGCCGCTGTCGACACCGTGTCGGCCGCCTTCGGGCCCGTCTCGGTCCTGGTCAACAACGTGGGCATCAACCCCGCGTACGGCCCGCTCGGCGGCCTCGACCTCAGCGCCGCGCGCAAAATGCTCGACGTCAACCTGCTCGGCACACTCGGATGGGTGCAGGAGGCACTGCGCGGCGGCCTGCAGGGCGGCTCGATCGTCAACATCTCGTCGGTCTCCGGCGTACGTCCGGCGCCCGGCATCGCGTTCTACGGCGTCACCAAGGCCGCGCTCATCCACCTCACCGAGGAGCTGGCCGTCGAGCTGGCCCCGGCGGTCCGGGTCAACGCCGTCGCGCCGGCCGTGGTCAAGACCAGGTTCGCGACCGCTCTCTACGAGGGCCGCGAGGAGAAAGTCGCCGCCACCTATCCCCTGAAGCGCCTCGGTGTGCCGGAGGACATCGCCGGCGCGGTCGCCTTCCTCTGCTCGCCGGACGCCGCCTGGATCACCGGCCAGACCCTCGTCGTCGACGGCGGCCTCACCCTGACCGGAGCGGTCGAATGA
- a CDS encoding ABC transporter substrate-binding protein — MRRFGTALAVLALAAATTACDGGGGEGGGGGGNTPGVTDTEILVGTHMPLTGPAAAGYSKIAPATKAYFAYVNANGGVHGRSITYKIMDDTYNPATTQQVVRELVLQDRVFAILNGLGTPTHTGVLDFLKTNRVPDLFVASGSRSWDQPDKYPGTFGFNVDYTVEGKILATHVKQSQSGRKVCFLGQDDDFGRDSLAGIEKVLGPVAAKQSYVTSNPNVGPQLGALKQAGCQVVMLATVPGFTALTLGTAAKIGFKPQFVASQVGADLTTLSKQLGPAARLTEGMISANYLPLSTDDADPWIQLFKRVNAQHNNNAEFDNNIVYGMSVGYLFTQTLQAAGRNLTREGLIAAVEKGGFQGPGFAPLRFSAEDHSGYGGQRLSRVQGGKQAYFGTVQETDDGDGPVRAYAAAPAVPPQNGIPAAP, encoded by the coding sequence ATGAGGCGATTCGGCACCGCTCTCGCCGTCCTTGCCCTGGCCGCCGCGACGACCGCCTGCGACGGCGGCGGGGGCGAGGGCGGGGGCGGGGGCGGAAACACCCCCGGCGTGACCGACACCGAGATTCTCGTCGGCACGCACATGCCCCTCACCGGCCCCGCGGCCGCCGGCTATTCGAAGATCGCACCAGCGACCAAGGCCTACTTCGCCTACGTCAACGCCAACGGCGGCGTGCACGGCCGGTCCATCACCTACAAGATCATGGACGACACCTACAACCCGGCGACCACCCAGCAGGTGGTGCGCGAGCTGGTGCTGCAGGACCGGGTCTTCGCGATCCTCAATGGCCTGGGCACGCCCACCCACACCGGCGTCCTGGATTTCCTCAAGACCAACAGGGTCCCGGACCTCTTCGTGGCCTCAGGCAGCCGTAGTTGGGACCAGCCGGACAAGTACCCCGGGACGTTCGGGTTCAATGTGGACTATACTGTGGAGGGCAAGATCCTCGCCACCCACGTGAAGCAGTCCCAGTCCGGCCGGAAGGTCTGCTTCCTCGGCCAGGACGACGACTTCGGCCGCGACAGCCTCGCCGGCATCGAGAAGGTCCTCGGCCCGGTCGCGGCGAAGCAGTCGTACGTCACCAGCAACCCCAACGTCGGCCCGCAGTTGGGCGCGCTGAAGCAGGCCGGTTGCCAGGTCGTCATGCTCGCGACGGTGCCCGGCTTCACCGCACTGACCCTCGGCACCGCCGCGAAGATCGGCTTCAAGCCGCAGTTCGTGGCCTCGCAGGTCGGCGCCGACCTGACCACCCTGTCGAAGCAGCTCGGCCCGGCCGCCCGACTGACCGAGGGCATGATCTCGGCCAACTACCTGCCGTTGAGCACCGATGACGCCGACCCGTGGATCCAGCTCTTCAAACGGGTCAACGCACAGCACAACAACAACGCGGAATTCGACAACAACATCGTCTACGGCATGTCGGTGGGGTACCTGTTCACGCAGACGCTGCAGGCCGCCGGCAGGAACCTCACCCGCGAGGGGCTGATCGCCGCGGTGGAGAAGGGTGGCTTCCAGGGGCCGGGATTCGCCCCGCTGCGGTTCTCCGCCGAGGACCATTCCGGGTACGGCGGGCAGCGGCTGAGCCGGGTCCAGGGCGGCAAGCAGGCCTATTTCGGCACCGTCCAGGAAACCGACGACGGCGACGGCCCGGTGCGGGCGTACGCGGCCGCCCCGGCGGTCCCGCCGCAGAACGGCATCCCGGCGGCACCCTAA
- a CDS encoding branched-chain amino acid ABC transporter permease yields MSAGGGEDARSALRERVPPETPVTAPPRRPGNAWYLSGIAGAALLIVALTYLLPPFRTYQLATVGAYLCVTAGLTVLTGLNGQLSLGHGALMATGAYTVALLQQATAGRGPWTLPVSVAAAIVVTTAVGAVVGLAAARLRGPYLAGLTLAVAVVVPATTSTFDGTFNSDQGLSVVLDPPPGTIAVERWQAWLAWTGALVTMLALAVLVRGSFGLRMRAVRDDETAARLAGVSVARTQVLAFVVSAACAGLGGALFAVLAQSVSPGAFPLSLSLFLVMAIVIGGLGSLAGAVWGAVLLVALPALAHTVTEDIEVQRLEGNLPLALFGITLIAVMLAAPGGIASLRPLRHLRRAERERRAMRKT; encoded by the coding sequence ATGAGCGCCGGCGGTGGTGAGGATGCCAGGAGCGCCCTGCGCGAGCGGGTCCCGCCCGAAACCCCCGTCACCGCGCCGCCGCGGCGGCCGGGGAACGCGTGGTATCTGAGCGGCATTGCCGGCGCCGCCCTGCTGATCGTCGCACTCACCTACCTGCTGCCGCCGTTCCGCACCTATCAGCTCGCCACCGTGGGGGCGTACCTCTGCGTCACCGCCGGGCTGACGGTCCTCACCGGACTCAACGGGCAGCTTTCGCTGGGGCACGGGGCACTGATGGCGACCGGCGCCTACACGGTCGCCCTGCTCCAGCAGGCGACGGCCGGGCGGGGTCCGTGGACGTTGCCGGTGTCGGTCGCCGCAGCGATCGTGGTGACCACCGCGGTCGGCGCCGTGGTCGGTCTGGCCGCCGCACGGTTGCGCGGCCCCTATCTGGCCGGGTTGACGCTCGCCGTCGCGGTGGTGGTTCCGGCGACCACCAGCACCTTCGACGGGACGTTCAACAGCGACCAGGGCCTGTCCGTGGTCCTCGACCCGCCGCCCGGCACCATCGCGGTCGAGCGGTGGCAGGCATGGCTGGCCTGGACCGGCGCCCTGGTGACCATGCTCGCACTGGCGGTGCTCGTGCGGGGCTCATTCGGCCTGCGGATGCGGGCCGTCCGGGACGACGAGACCGCCGCGCGGCTCGCCGGGGTCAGCGTCGCCCGTACCCAGGTCCTGGCCTTCGTGGTGAGCGCGGCGTGCGCCGGTCTAGGCGGCGCGCTCTTCGCCGTGCTGGCCCAGAGCGTCTCGCCGGGTGCGTTCCCGCTGTCGCTGTCGCTCTTTCTGGTCATGGCCATCGTCATCGGCGGGCTGGGCAGCCTCGCCGGCGCCGTCTGGGGTGCGGTCCTGCTCGTCGCGCTGCCGGCTCTGGCGCACACCGTCACCGAGGACATCGAGGTGCAGCGGCTGGAGGGCAACCTGCCGCTGGCGCTGTTCGGCATCACTTTGATCGCCGTCATGCTCGCCGCCCCCGGCGGCATCGCTTCCCTGAGGCCCTTGCGACACCTCCGGCGCGCGGAACGAGAGAGACGCGCGATGCGAAAGACCTGA
- a CDS encoding branched-chain amino acid ABC transporter permease, whose translation MDRFVFLTFDGLSRGAVYAAFALALVLIWRSTRIVNFAQGAMAVATAYAGYSVSAATGSYWLGFATAILGGLVLGAVTERVVMRFVDHASPLNGVVVALGLVLVIQGVLGMIYGNEFRPAGAPFGRDAFTVGGVALLSRFDLFVFAAVATVVGLLALLFRRTATGLRMRASAFAPDVSRLLGVNVGGMLTLGWALAAAVGSLAGMLVIPTELGLHPNAMDVVFVSSFTAAVVGGLDSAIGAVLGGLIVGLLLSYVSGYLGATVAPIAVLLLLVTVLLGRPGGLFSRAAARTA comes from the coding sequence TTGGACCGGTTCGTGTTCCTCACGTTCGACGGCCTGAGCCGGGGCGCGGTGTACGCCGCGTTCGCCCTCGCCCTGGTCCTGATCTGGCGGTCGACCCGGATCGTCAACTTCGCCCAGGGCGCGATGGCGGTGGCCACCGCGTACGCGGGCTACTCCGTCTCGGCCGCGACCGGCTCCTACTGGCTGGGCTTCGCCACGGCGATCCTCGGCGGCCTCGTCCTGGGCGCGGTGACCGAGCGGGTGGTGATGCGCTTCGTCGACCATGCCTCGCCGCTCAACGGGGTGGTGGTCGCGCTGGGCCTGGTGCTCGTCATCCAGGGCGTGCTCGGCATGATCTACGGCAACGAGTTCCGGCCGGCCGGCGCGCCGTTCGGGCGCGACGCCTTCACGGTGGGCGGGGTCGCCCTGCTGTCCCGCTTCGACCTCTTCGTCTTTGCGGCGGTGGCCACGGTGGTCGGTCTGCTCGCGCTGCTGTTCCGGCGTACGGCGACCGGCCTGCGGATGCGCGCCTCGGCGTTCGCCCCGGACGTCTCCCGGCTGCTCGGCGTCAACGTCGGCGGCATGCTGACGCTGGGCTGGGCACTGGCCGCGGCGGTCGGCTCGCTCGCCGGCATGCTGGTCATCCCCACCGAGCTGGGGCTGCATCCGAACGCGATGGACGTCGTCTTCGTCTCCTCGTTCACCGCGGCGGTGGTCGGGGGCCTGGACAGCGCGATCGGCGCGGTGCTCGGCGGGCTGATCGTGGGGCTGCTGCTGTCGTATGTGAGCGGCTACCTCGGCGCCACGGTGGCGCCGATCGCCGTCTTGCTGCTGCTCGTCACGGTGCTGCTGGGCCGCCCCGGTGGGCTGTTCTCCCGAGCGGCGGCGAGGACGGCATGA